CCCAGATTATCCACGCCTTAGTTTTGGGAATGAATGACTTAGTCTTAAAAAGTAAGACTATCTGGTTGTGTGCTTCTTGCGAGACCTGTATCACCCGCTGTCCACAACAGGTTGACCTGCCTAAAGTTATGGATGCCTTAAGAATGGTAGCTATGAAACAACGAATAAAGCCTGCTCTCCCCGAAATCCCCTTTTTCTATAATTGCTTTATTAAATCTGTGCGGTTGTTTGGGACAAGTTTTGAATTGGCTCTGGGTGGGATAGTAAAACTAAAGACAAAGGGGATTCAAAAGGAATTGCCACTGACCATTGAACTCTTAAAAAGAGGGAAATTGAACCTTTTCCCATCAATAAGGGAAGTTTTGGGGATTAATAAAATATTTAGCAGGACAAAGAAGGCCGAAGGTTGAAGGGAAAAGGTATTAATCTTTTGCTTTTGAGGGAATAAGGAGATGCCTGTGTGAATATCAAATTTGTCCAGGAGTGTATTAATAATAAAGACTTTTATATAACATATCATGCTTTCCTAATGATGAATGAACGAGAGATTAAACGCTTTGAACTAATTAGATCTCTTTATAAAGGAGAAATTATCGAACGAAATCCTGAGAGTAAACCATATCCTTCATTTTTAGTCCTTGGATGGTTAGAGTCAGGTGACCCTTTGCATATAAAATGTTCCCATTCACCTATTGGAAAGCGATTAAGGATAGTTACAGTGTATGTCCCATCGGATGAAAAATGGGAGAAAGATTATAAGACAAGGAAGAAAAAGAGGTGATTAACATTGAGTAATGAGAAAGAATTATGTGATTTCTGTGGGGGAGAACTTTTAAGTGGCAAGAAGAATTTGGAATTCAAGGTAAAGAATGAAATAATTCTATGTCGGCATATACCAGCTAAGATATGTACAGAATGTGGAGAGGCTTATCTTGATGCAGAAACATCTGAGAAGGTAGAAATCTTTCTCAAGAATGCTAAGCAACTGAAACCTTTGGAATATATTCCGATGGCAGTCTATGAATCATCGTTAGTATTAAGATAATAAATTAGATTCATCATTTCGGAGAAAAGGAGTATTTATAGATGCAATACGGCTACTATCCTGGTTGTTCTATCCATTCAGGCTCAAAGGAATATGGAGACTCTTTGAGGCGGGTAGGCGAGCCATTTAATATCATATTAGAAGAGATAAAGGGATGGACTTGTTGTGTGCCGGTTGCTCCTCATTGCTGTTCATCATCGGTTTCTATTGCCCTGGCAGCAGCTAACCTGGCTAAAGCAGAAGAGCAAGGCTATAGCCAGGTAGTAGCCCCTTGTGCCGCTTGCTTTAGTCGATTGAAAGTCGCTACCTATGAAATCAAGCAGGATAAACAACTACAGGAAACAGTGTCTCAAGCATTGGGTTATGAATTCAGAAACTCTGTGGCAATACTCCACCCATTAGAACTATTCCCCCCAAAGCTTGATCATTGCCTCATCACCAGAGACCTCTCCAGGATAAATGTGGTCTGCTACTACGGCTGTTTATTAACCCGCCCACCTAAGGTTAAGCAATTTGATTATGCTGAAAATCCTCAAACGATGGATAATATTTTAACTGATATTGGTATGAATGTCCTTGATTGGTCATATAAAACCGATTGTTGTGGGGCATCTTATACCCTGCCTAAAAAAGAGATTGTATTTCGATTAACCAAACAATTATTAGATAATGCCAGACAAAGCGGTGCAGATTGCATCTCTGTTGCCTGTCCCTTATGCCATCTTAATTTAGAATTAGTTCAGTGGGAGTTAAAGGAGTACCATCTGCCGGTGTTCTATTTTACTCAACTAATCGGACTGGCATTTGGGCTAACCGAGAAGGAGTTGGGCTTGAACAGGCATCTAATAAAGGTAGATAAGGTGTTAGGGAAAATAAAATAAGAGGATAATTGTATGAAGAGTGGATTAAAAGTGTCTCGGGAAGTAATATTGTCCTTTGTTGAAGGTTATAGAAAGGCTAATGAAGTAATTATGGCAGAGAAGAGAAAATGGTTATCCCATTTGTCAAGTCAAGATTCTCTTCGCATTTACGATAACCTTTGCAATTTCTGGGAACAAAATTCTCATAAGGAAGGCATAGAAAAATTAGAAAGACAAAAAATCTCCTTTTTACTTAAAAAAAGAAGTATGTTTAACCATGTTAGTGGTTATAAACAGGGTGCTAAATGAATCTACAAATTAAGGCTGCTGTAGAGATTCATCAATTCTTTACCAAAGTAGATATACCTTATGCCATTATAGGAGGCATTGCCCTCCAACATTGGGGAGAGCCACGCTTTACCCGTGATGTAGATGTTACTATTCTGGTTGATTTGGGGCAAGAAGAGGCAACATTAAAAAAGACATTATCTGTCTTTTCCCCTCGAATTTCTGATGCATTAGAGTTTGCTCTTAAACATCGTGTCTGTTTAGTTCAAAGTAGAGAAGGGATAGAAATAGATATTTCGTTAGGTATCCCTGGGTATGAGCAGGAAGTTGTAAAACGCGCAGTAGAATGCGATCTTGAAAGTGGAATTGTGCGGATATGTTCGGCAGAAGACCTCATTATTCATAAGGCAGTAGCAGGAAGACCTCAAGATTTACTTGATATTGATGGGGTAATTATCCGCCAAGGAAAGAGGTTAAATGTTGCGTATATCCGCCGGTGGCTTAAGAAATTTTCCCGCTTGTTGGAAATGGAAGAAATACTCCAGAGATTTGAGGAAGCCTGGAGACGATTTGGAAAAGGGGGTAGTGTCAAAAATAAATATGAACAGGGGTGAGAAAATGAGAAAGACAATTCTATTTCCAATAATAGTTGAATGTTTAGAAGAAGGTGGGTATTATGCTGAATGCCCTATTCTTCAAGGATGTCATGTAGAAGGGGAAACCTATTTAGAGGCGATAGAGAATATCCAGGATGCAATAAAAATATTCCGTGATTCTTATCAAGAATTGGGCAAAAACATTCCTTCACTTCCAATCTATGAAGGGAAGGTAGTGGTTACTTCGGGTATTCCTATGTTACAGGAAGTATAAATGAGTGACAAATTTCCTGCAATAACTGATAAAGATGTTATAAGTCTCCTTCGCAAGATTGGATTTGAATTCTATCGAACAGCAAAAGGTAGTCACGAGGTATGGCGGAGAAAAAGCGATATGAGGCATACTATTATCCCAAGACACAGAGGGAAGATAATAAAAAGAAGGACTCTAAAAACTATACTGAATGATATTGGATTAACCATAGAAGAATTTAGGAGATTGGTTTAAAAAATGGCAACGGAAATAAAAAATACAAAAATCGGTTCTTGTTTAGTGCTCGGTGGTGGAATTGGTGGTATGCAAGCCGCACTTGACCTTGCCAATAGCGGGATAAAGGTCTATCTGGTAGATACCAGACCCAGCATCGGTGGTGTGATGGCTCAGATTGATGAAGATTTTCGGATAAAATAAAGAGGAGGTATGATGAGAAATGATTAGGATGGAAAAAGAAAGAATATCTGTAAATATTCCCTTAGAAATTTTACCTATAGTTGCAAAAAGGAGAAAAGATGCATCTACAAAAATTTTTGAATATTTGATACTAGAACTCTACCGACTGGGTGAGATATCTAGTGGAAAGGCAGCTCAATTCCTTGAGATGGAACGAGTTGAGTTTATAAGATTTGCTTGCCGACTGGGAATCCCATTTATTGATATGGACGAAGAGGAACTTTTAAAGGATTACACTAATGCCCAAAATGCAAGAGAAAAATAAAAAAATAGTAATTTCCAATTCAAGTTGTTTAATTATTCTTAAAAGAATTGGGAAAATAGAGCTCCTATCAGATCTCTATACAAGGATAATTATACCTCCTGCTGTAGAGCATGAGGTATTTGAATTTGAGTCTAAACCAAAATGGATTGAAACGGTTGAAATAAAACAATCTCTTGTAACAAAAATATTAGAAAAAACACTTGGTAAAGGAGAAAGTGAGGCTATTAATTTATGTTTAGAATTAAATGCACATCTTTTAATTATTGATGACCTTGCTGCGAGAAGAACTGCTTACGGATTAGGAATAAAATTTACAGGGGTAATGGGAATTCTTTTGGAAGCGAAAAGAGTAGGATTAATAGAGGAGATAAAAGGATTTTTAGACGAGATGAGAAAATACGATTTTAGAGTTTCTAAGACAATATATGATTCAGTATTAAAGATTGCAAAGGAAAAAATATGAGATAATTAAACTATTGTTCAAGTCTGGTTTTTCGGGAGAAGAAATGACTAAAGTAACTCAAAACTCAAAAACAGGCGTTTGTTTAATCATTGGTGGCGGTATTGCCGGCATGCAAGCCGCACTTGACTTAGCCAATAGCGGCATAAAGGTCTATCTGGTAGATACCAGACCCAGCATCGGTGGCGTGATGGCGATGCTGGATAAAACCTTCCCGACTAACGATTGTGCTATGTGCACGATGGCTCCCAGACTGGTTGAGATTGGCAGACATAAGGATATTGAAATAATTACCCTGAGCGATATAGAGTCTATTTCTGGGCAGGCTGGCAATTTTACGGTTAGATTGAATAAGCACGCAAGATATGTGCGTGAAGACAGATGCACTGGCTGCGGTGAATGTGAGACGGCCTGTCCTGTAGAAGTGCCGGATGAATTTAATTGCTCGCTTAACCAGAGAAAGGCAATCTATCGTCTTTACCCTCAGGCAGTCCCCAACTGGTTCACCATAGACAAATCCGAACATAAATCACCCTGTCGCCTCGCCTGCCCGGCCGGTTGTGATAATCAGGCATACATCGCCTTGATCAGTCAGGGAAGATTTAAAGAGGCAATGGAGGTTATTCGCCGCAGAATCCCCATTCCCTCGATATGCGGCCGTATTTGTAACGCACCCTGTGAGAGTAAATGTAATCGCAAGGATGTTGACGAACCCTTGAGCATCCGGGCATTAAAACGCTTTGTAGCTGATTATGAAAGAGTAAATGGTAGCTGGAAACCCTCTAAGGTTGAGGTGAAATACCCTGAGAAGATAGCCGTAATTGGCTCTGGTCCTGCTGGACTAACCTGTGCCTATAATCTGACTCAACGCGGATACCCGGTAACCATATTTGAGGCTTTACCGGTGGCAGGTGGTATGCTGCGGGTGGGTATCCCGCAATATCGTTTACCCGCAGAGATTATTGAGTATGAAATCGAACAGATAAAAAACTCAGGGGTGGAGATACTAACTAATACCCCGCTGGGTCCAGATTTAACCCTGAATGACCTCTTTGATAGAGGCTATAAAGCTATCTTTATCGCTATTGGTATGCATCAGAGCAAGAGATTGAATATTGAGGGAGAGGATTTAGCCGGGGTTATCCACGGAACCTCCTTTTTGCATAGTGTCAAGCGGCATAGAGAGATAGACCTAACTGGTAAGGTGGTAGCGGTTATCGGCGGCGGCAATGTAGCTATTGATGTTGCCAGGGTAGCCCTGCGACTGGG
The bacterium genome window above contains:
- a CDS encoding 4Fe-4S dicluster domain-containing protein, which encodes MEFGICDLEFHSHIYVKFRLISAIFTDYFYRNRVMMNNNLLTTIEKESGQNVNLCYQCKKCTCGCPMLPEMDLTPTQIIHALVLGMNDLVLKSKTIWLCASCETCITRCPQQVDLPKVMDALRMVAMKQRIKPALPEIPFFYNCFIKSVRLFGTSFELALGGIVKLKTKGIQKELPLTIELLKRGKLNLFPSIREVLGINKIFSRTKKAEG
- a CDS encoding DUF4258 domain-containing protein → MNIKFVQECINNKDFYITYHAFLMMNEREIKRFELIRSLYKGEIIERNPESKPYPSFLVLGWLESGDPLHIKCSHSPIGKRLRIVTVYVPSDEKWEKDYKTRKKKR
- a CDS encoding type II toxin-antitoxin system MqsA family antitoxin, coding for MSNEKELCDFCGGELLSGKKNLEFKVKNEIILCRHIPAKICTECGEAYLDAETSEKVEIFLKNAKQLKPLEYIPMAVYESSLVLR
- a CDS encoding CoB--CoM heterodisulfide reductase iron-sulfur subunit B family protein codes for the protein MQYGYYPGCSIHSGSKEYGDSLRRVGEPFNIILEEIKGWTCCVPVAPHCCSSSVSIALAAANLAKAEEQGYSQVVAPCAACFSRLKVATYEIKQDKQLQETVSQALGYEFRNSVAILHPLELFPPKLDHCLITRDLSRINVVCYYGCLLTRPPKVKQFDYAENPQTMDNILTDIGMNVLDWSYKTDCCGASYTLPKKEIVFRLTKQLLDNARQSGADCISVACPLCHLNLELVQWELKEYHLPVFYFTQLIGLAFGLTEKELGLNRHLIKVDKVLGKIK
- a CDS encoding nucleotidyl transferase AbiEii/AbiGii toxin family protein; translated protein: MNLQIKAAVEIHQFFTKVDIPYAIIGGIALQHWGEPRFTRDVDVTILVDLGQEEATLKKTLSVFSPRISDALEFALKHRVCLVQSREGIEIDISLGIPGYEQEVVKRAVECDLESGIVRICSAEDLIIHKAVAGRPQDLLDIDGVIIRQGKRLNVAYIRRWLKKFSRLLEMEEILQRFEEAWRRFGKGGSVKNKYEQG
- a CDS encoding type II toxin-antitoxin system HicB family antitoxin, which produces MRKTILFPIIVECLEEGGYYAECPILQGCHVEGETYLEAIENIQDAIKIFRDSYQELGKNIPSLPIYEGKVVVTSGIPMLQEV
- a CDS encoding type II toxin-antitoxin system HicA family toxin, which produces MSDKFPAITDKDVISLLRKIGFEFYRTAKGSHEVWRRKSDMRHTIIPRHRGKIIKRRTLKTILNDIGLTIEEFRRLV
- a CDS encoding FAD-dependent oxidoreductase codes for the protein MATEIKNTKIGSCLVLGGGIGGMQAALDLANSGIKVYLVDTRPSIGGVMAQIDEDFRIK
- a CDS encoding UPF0175 family protein, with product MIRMEKERISVNIPLEILPIVAKRRKDASTKIFEYLILELYRLGEISSGKAAQFLEMERVEFIRFACRLGIPFIDMDEEELLKDYTNAQNAREK
- a CDS encoding DUF3368 domain-containing protein, encoding MPKMQEKNKKIVISNSSCLIILKRIGKIELLSDLYTRIIIPPAVEHEVFEFESKPKWIETVEIKQSLVTKILEKTLGKGESEAINLCLELNAHLLIIDDLAARRTAYGLGIKFTGVMGILLEAKRVGLIEEIKGFLDEMRKYDFRVSKTIYDSVLKIAKEKI